The genomic segment GCCTTCCTCCATCCGCTGAGCGGCCGCCGCGCGCGGGGAGCGACACCGGACACGGGTGGCCTGTTAACTTCGCAACCGTGAGCGGCCGCCTGGCGAACGTCTGGATGGGAGTGATCACCGTGCTGTGGCTCCTGCCGCTCGTCGCCGTACTGCGGCTCGGCCTGGGCAGCCGCCCCATCCTTGCGGTCACAACCGTTGTGGCCGCGCTGGCGCTGGGGGCGGTCCCTCTGCTTCGGCAATTCGCGGCGTGTTTGCAGTCCGCGCGGGCGAACCTCGGCTCTACTGCCTGCCCGGCGTGACGCCCTCCGGCGATACGTGCTGGGCGGCAGCGCCTTCAACCGCGTCACGCGCCGGACAGCGCCACAGCACTGGATGGTTCGCGGCAAACGATCCCTGCTTGCCGCGGCAGCGCAGACCGTGGCCAGCGAGCGCGTGCACTGGTGCTGGTTGCTGTTCTCGCTGCCGTTTGTGGCGTTCTGCTGTGCCCAGCGATGGACCGGCTGGTCGGTTTCTCTGGCCTTGGCGAACGTGCCGCTGAACGCCTATCCGATCATGATCCAGCGCCTGAATCGCGCCAAGGTCGCGCGCGTGGAACAGCGACTGCACGCCCGGGCCCGCTTGTCTACGGCAGTTTTCTGTCGCGGACGCTAGCCGCCAGGCCGCCTGTGTGCATCTGACTTGAGTGCGCCTGCGGTACCCTTGCGAACGGCCCTTCCGAAGCAGGCGGTCCGCTGACATGGCCGAACGTTATCTCTGCATACACGCCCACTTCTATCAGCCGCCGCGGGAGAATCCCTGGCTGGAAACCGTCGAGATGCAGGACTCAGCCTACCCGTTCCACGACTGGAACGAGCGCATCACGGCGGAGTGTTACGCGTCCAACGCCTCTTCGCGCATTCTGACCGCCGACAACCGCATCGCGCAGATCGTGAGCAACTACTCGAAGATCAGCTTCAACTTCGGGCCCACGCTGCTCTCCTGGCTCGAGGCGAACGCGCCGGAGGTGTACGCGGCCATCTTGGAAGCCGACCGCGCCAGCGCGGAAAAGTTCTCCGGACACGGCTCGGCCATGGCGCAGGTTTACAACCACATGATCCTGCCGCTCGCGTCGCCGCAGGACCGGCAGACGCAGGTGCTGTGGGGCGTGCGTGACTTCGAGCATCGCTTCGGACGGCGTCCTGAAGGGATGTGGCTCGCCGAAACGGCGGCCGACATCCCGACTCTCGAGGCCCTGGCCGAGGCCGGCATTCGCTTCACCATCCTGGCGCCGCACCAGGCCGCGCGCGTGCGGCCAATCGCAGGCGCTTCGGCGGATGGGGCTAACCGGAACGGCAATCAACCGAGCGGCGAGGCCGAGTGGAACGACGTTTCCGGCGGCCGCATCGATACCTCGCGCGCTTACGTGCAGCGCCTGCCCTCGGGCCGCAGCATCAACCTGTTCTTCTACGACGGTCCGACGTCACGCGCCGTGGCCTTCGAGGGCCTGCTCAACAACGGCGAAGCATTCGCCTCGCGCCTGCTGGCCGCGTTCGACGGCGGCCGTGAAGGCCCGCAGCTCGAGCACATCTCCACCGACGGCGAAACTTACGGCCATCACCATCGCCACGGCGACATGGCGCTCGCTTACGCGCTGCATCACGTGGAGAGCAAGCAGCTGGCGCGGCTCACCAACTACGGCGAGTTCCTCGAACTGCACCCGCCGGAGCACGAGGTGGGAATCGCCGAGAGCACATCGTGGAGCTGCGCCCACGGCGTCGAACGCTGGAAGTCTGACTGCGGCTGCAACACCGGTGGACGCGCCGGATGGAACCAGGCGTGGCGCGGCCCACTGCGTGCCGCGCTCGACTGGCTGCGCGATGCGCTGGCGCCGCTCTACGCGCAAGCCGCCGGTGAGTTGCTTCGCGATCCCTGGGCGGCGCGCAACGACTACATCGAAGTCGTGCTCGACCGCACGCCTGAGGGCGTGGCGCGTTTCTTCTCCAGGCATGCGCGCCGCCAACTCACGCCGAGCGAACGTGTCCGCGCGCTCAAGCTGCTGGAGATGCAGCGGCACACGCTCCTGATGTACACCAGCTGCGGCTGGTTCTTCGACGAGCTCAGCGGTCTGGAGAGCGTCCAGGTGGTGGAGTACGCCGGCCGCGCCGTGCAGCTCGCTCAGGAGCTGTTCAGCGACGGGCTGGAAGAACAGTTCCTCACTCGCCTCGCGGAAGCCAGGAGCAACCTGCCCGAAATGGGCGACGGGCGCCGCATCTACGAGATGCTGGTGCGCACGTCGACCATTGACCTGCCCAAGGTCGCGGCGCACTTCGCCATCAGCAGCATGTTCAAGCGCACCGCGGAAGGGGCGCCCACTTACTGCTACTCGGTGGCGCGCATGGATTACCACCCGCTCGAGGCGGGGCGCGCACGGCTGGCGCTGGGACGCGCCCTGGTGACCTCGCGCATCACTGAAGAGAGCGCATTCCTTACGTTCGCGGTGCTGCACTTCGGCGACCACAACCTCAGCGCGGGCGTCAGGCCGGCGACCACCGATGAGCACTTTGCCGAGCTGGCTCGCGAAGCCTCTGAAGTGTTCCAGCGTGACGACCTGCCGGGCACCG from the Terriglobales bacterium genome contains:
- a CDS encoding DUF3536 domain-containing protein, producing the protein MAERYLCIHAHFYQPPRENPWLETVEMQDSAYPFHDWNERITAECYASNASSRILTADNRIAQIVSNYSKISFNFGPTLLSWLEANAPEVYAAILEADRASAEKFSGHGSAMAQVYNHMILPLASPQDRQTQVLWGVRDFEHRFGRRPEGMWLAETAADIPTLEALAEAGIRFTILAPHQAARVRPIAGASADGANRNGNQPSGEAEWNDVSGGRIDTSRAYVQRLPSGRSINLFFYDGPTSRAVAFEGLLNNGEAFASRLLAAFDGGREGPQLEHISTDGETYGHHHRHGDMALAYALHHVESKQLARLTNYGEFLELHPPEHEVGIAESTSWSCAHGVERWKSDCGCNTGGRAGWNQAWRGPLRAALDWLRDALAPLYAQAAGELLRDPWAARNDYIEVVLDRTPEGVARFFSRHARRQLTPSERVRALKLLEMQRHTLLMYTSCGWFFDELSGLESVQVVEYAGRAVQLAQELFSDGLEEQFLTRLAEARSNLPEMGDGRRIYEMLVRTSTIDLPKVAAHFAISSMFKRTAEGAPTYCYSVARMDYHPLEAGRARLALGRALVTSRITEESAFLTFAVLHFGDHNLSAGVRPATTDEHFAELAREASEVFQRDDLPGTVRVLDRHFAGVSYSLKSLFRDEQRRIVDTIVTSVLREAESTYRGVYEHHAPLVRFLGELHLPVPPVLRASAEFVINASLRREFSRSDPDLDRVTALLGSAARDHVALDAAGLGFALKKTLEEAFAGLLAAPTDLELLHRLDAQISMARSLPFEVDLWRVQNIYNQLLLTVYPGVRQLGNDEAVAWSTRFETLGEKLGFALQAAPTERLSPVSDQA